A genomic window from Passer domesticus isolate bPasDom1 chromosome Z, bPasDom1.hap1, whole genome shotgun sequence includes:
- the TSTD2 gene encoding thiosulfate sulfurtransferase/rhodanese-like domain-containing protein 2, whose translation MVPGEAAPAGPGSPRGSAEGAAAGRKQRAAARRKAFSLFVKAKEVPAASRCPGGGEGVRWRCCRQAFEELPGIHRHVALHHSGDVGRQAGPAAGPAEAAGGPEGGQALAGGAEIAWALPDTSHVSRDDLTSQVGDVLLYYCYCEVRDPEKLCAWQKALCQHLHLTGKVRVASEGINGTVGGSKVATRLYIKVMLSQPLFKNILCQEDFKSSAGGAHCFPDLRVGVFKEIVPMGIDPKIVSYKETGIHLSPQEFHREVEQYLSQATQGQSDTILLDCRNFYESKIGHFQGCLAPDIRKFSYFPIYVDENLELFKDKRVLMYCTGGIRCERGSAYLRSKAVCREVYQLKGGIHKYLEEFPDGFYRGKLFVFDDRYAICSNEDIISACRYCGVLWDQYKLCSSQHCRQLVLTCPSCCNKGLTACCPVCQEKELKVTSRASGQILKEECECTRRRPRVPIERVSSRMLDTGKD comes from the exons GAAG GCCTTTTCCCTGTTCGTCAAAGCCAAGGAGGTGCCGGCCGCGTCGCGGTGTCCCGGCGGCGGAGAGGGCGTGCGGTGGCGGTGCTGCCGGCAGGCGTTCGAGGAGCTGCCCGGCATCCACAGGCACGTGGCTCTGCACCACTCCGGGGACGTCGGGCGGCAGGCGGggcccgcggcggggccggcggagGCCGCGGGCGGCCCCGAGGGCGGCCAGGCGCTGGCGGGCGGCGCGGAGATCGCCTGGGCGCTGCCGGACACCAGCCACGTCAGCCGCGATGATCTGACGAG CCAGGTGGGAGATGTACTTCTCTATTACTGTTATTGTGAGGTGAGGGATCCGGAGAAGCTCTGTGCTTGGCAAAAGGCTTTGTGTCAGCATCTACATCTCACTGGCAAG GTACGAGTTGCTTCAGAAGGTATTAATGGGACAGTTGGTGGAAGCAAAGTAGCTACCAGGCTCTACATTAAAGTTATGCTTTCCCAGCCTCTGTTCAAAAACATTTTGTGTCAAGAGGATTTCAAg AGCAGTGCAGGAGGAGCTCACTGTTTCCCAGACCTTCGAGTTGGAGTATTCAAAGAAATTGTACCTATGGGCATTGATCCAAAGATAGTGTCTTATAAGGAAACTG gAATCCATTTATCCCCTCAGGAATTTCATAGAGAAGTAGAACAGTATTTGTCTCAGGCCACTCAAGGACAAAGTGATACCATCTTGCTGGACTGTAGGAACTTCTATGAAAGTAAAATA ggacatttccagggCTGTCTGGCTCCAGATATCAGGAAGTTCAGCTATTTTCCAATCTACGTAGATGAAAACCTGGAGCTTTTTAAAGACAAGCGTGTCCTAATGTACTGCACAGGAGGGATTCGTTGTGAAAGAGGCTCTGCTTACCTCAGGAGCAAG GCAGTGTGCAGAGAGGTTTACCAGCTAAAAGGTGGAATTCACAAGTACCTGGAAGAGTTTCCAGATGGATTCTACAGGGGGAAGCTGTTTGTATTTGATGATCGTTACGCCATTTGTTCCAATGAAGATATCATCTCAG caTGCAGATACTGTGGGGTGCTGTGGGACCAATATAAACTTTGTTCCAGTCAGCACTGCCGGCAGCTTGTCCTGACATGTCCAAGTTGTTGCAACAAAGGTCTAACAGCTTGCTGTCCTGTTTGTCAAGAGAAGGAGCTCAAGGTGACTTCAAGAGCTTCAGGACAGATACTTAAGGAGGAGTGTGAATGTACAAGGAGACGGCCAAGGGTACCAATTGAACGTGTCTCATCAAGGATGCTGGACACAGGAAAAGATTAA
- the TMOD1 gene encoding tropomodulin-1 isoform X1 has protein sequence MSYRKELEKYRDLDEDQILGALTEEELRKLENELEELDPDNALLPAGLRQRDQTQKPPTGPFKREELMAHLEKQAKDIKDREDLVPFTGEKRGKAWIPKQKPMDPVLESVTLEPELEEALANASDAELCDIAAILGMHTLMSNQQYYEALGSSTIVNKEGLNSVIKPTKYKPVPDEEPNSTDVEETLKRIQSNDPDLEEVNLNNIMNIPIPTLKAFAEALKNNTYVKKFSIVGTRSNDPVAFALAEMLKVNSTLKSLNVESNFISGSGILAIVEALEGNTSLVELRIDNQSQPLGNKVEMEIANILEKNTSLLKFGYHFTQQGPRLRASNAMMSNNDLVRKRRLAEVNGPIFPKCRTGV, from the exons ATGTCTTACAGAAAGGAGCTAGAAAAATACCGAGACCTAGATGAAGATCAGATCCTTGGAGCTCTCACAGAGGAGGAGCTCAGGAAGTTAGAGAATGAACTGGAAGAGCTGGATCCTGAt AATGCACTTTTGCCAGCCGGGCTCAGGCAGCGGGATCAGACGCAAAAGCCACCAACTGGCCCATTCAAAAGGGAGGAGCTCATGGCCCACCTAGAAAAGCAGGCAAAGGACATTAAAGACAGAGAAGACTTGGTTCCTTTCACGGGCGAAAAGAGAG GAAAAGCTTGGATTCCCAAGCAGAAGCCGATGGATCCCGTTTTGGAAAGTGTGACTCTGGAGCCGGAACTGGAGGAAGCCCTTGCTAATGCTTCTGATGCAGAACTCTGTGACATTGCTG CCATCCTTGGCATGCACACCTTGATGAGTAACCAGCAGTACTATGaggccctggggagcagcaccaTCGTGAACAAAGAAGGCCTCAACA GTGTGATTAAGCCCACAAAGTACAAACCAGTTCCTGATGAGGAGCCAAACTCAACAGACGTGGAGGAAACTCTCAAACGAATACAAAGCAATGATCCTGACCTTGAGGAAGTCAACCTTAACAATATTATG AATATTCCCATACCAACTCTAAAAGCTTTTGCAGAAGCGCTGAAAAACAACACGTATGTGAAGAAGTTCAGCATAGTCGGGACCCGGAGCAACGATCCTGTTGCTTTT GCCCTGGCAGAAATGCTGAAGGTCAATAGCACACTGAAGAGCCTGAATGTGGAGTCAAACTTCATTTCTGGGTCTGGGATCCTGGCTATTGTCGAAGCACTCGAGGGCAACACGTCGCTTGTGGAGCTGCGCATTGACAACCAG agTCAGCCCTTGGGCAACAAGGTAGAAATGGAAATCGCAAATATATTGGAAAAGAACACCTCCCTGCTGAAGTTTGGGTACCATTTCACTCAGCAAGGTCCCCGGCTTCGCGCCTCCAATGCCATGATGAGTAACAATGACCTGG tGAGGAAGAGAAGACTTGCAGAGGTGAATGGGCCTATTTTTCCCAAGTGCAGAACTGGAGTGTAG
- the TMOD1 gene encoding tropomodulin-1 isoform X2 yields the protein MSYRKELEKYRDLDEDQILGALTEEELRKLENELEELDPDNALLPAGLRQRDQTQKPPTGPFKREELMAHLEKQAKDIKDREDLVPFTGEKRGKAWIPKQKPMDPVLESVTLEPELEEALANASDAELCDIAAILGMHTLMSNQQYYEALGSSTIVNKEGLNSVIKPTKYKPVPDEEPNSTDVEETLKRIQSNDPDLEEVNLNNIMNIPIPTLKAFAEALKNNTYVKKFSIVGTRSNDPVAFALAEMLKVNSTLKSLNVESNFISGSGILAIVEALEGNTSLVELRIDNQSQPLGNKVEMEIANILEKNTSLLKFGYHFTQQGPRLRASNAMMSNNDLAHIHPSDGLWQ from the exons ATGTCTTACAGAAAGGAGCTAGAAAAATACCGAGACCTAGATGAAGATCAGATCCTTGGAGCTCTCACAGAGGAGGAGCTCAGGAAGTTAGAGAATGAACTGGAAGAGCTGGATCCTGAt AATGCACTTTTGCCAGCCGGGCTCAGGCAGCGGGATCAGACGCAAAAGCCACCAACTGGCCCATTCAAAAGGGAGGAGCTCATGGCCCACCTAGAAAAGCAGGCAAAGGACATTAAAGACAGAGAAGACTTGGTTCCTTTCACGGGCGAAAAGAGAG GAAAAGCTTGGATTCCCAAGCAGAAGCCGATGGATCCCGTTTTGGAAAGTGTGACTCTGGAGCCGGAACTGGAGGAAGCCCTTGCTAATGCTTCTGATGCAGAACTCTGTGACATTGCTG CCATCCTTGGCATGCACACCTTGATGAGTAACCAGCAGTACTATGaggccctggggagcagcaccaTCGTGAACAAAGAAGGCCTCAACA GTGTGATTAAGCCCACAAAGTACAAACCAGTTCCTGATGAGGAGCCAAACTCAACAGACGTGGAGGAAACTCTCAAACGAATACAAAGCAATGATCCTGACCTTGAGGAAGTCAACCTTAACAATATTATG AATATTCCCATACCAACTCTAAAAGCTTTTGCAGAAGCGCTGAAAAACAACACGTATGTGAAGAAGTTCAGCATAGTCGGGACCCGGAGCAACGATCCTGTTGCTTTT GCCCTGGCAGAAATGCTGAAGGTCAATAGCACACTGAAGAGCCTGAATGTGGAGTCAAACTTCATTTCTGGGTCTGGGATCCTGGCTATTGTCGAAGCACTCGAGGGCAACACGTCGCTTGTGGAGCTGCGCATTGACAACCAG agTCAGCCCTTGGGCAACAAGGTAGAAATGGAAATCGCAAATATATTGGAAAAGAACACCTCCCTGCTGAAGTTTGGGTACCATTTCACTCAGCAAGGTCCCCGGCTTCGCGCCTCCAATGCCATGATGAGTAACAATGACCTGG CTCATATTCATCCATCTGATGGTCTCTGGCAATAG